From a region of the Arachis ipaensis cultivar K30076 chromosome B09, Araip1.1, whole genome shotgun sequence genome:
- the LOC107617597 gene encoding uncharacterized protein LOC107617597: protein MVRVLFVVFVFASLGSFLFGRVDSHEESGEWSCESNSEIRVEAEFRPGVVTLDGHADEWKDIDYSQFRLLPALDPDDDKEFKGGKMTVKSLHDGHDIFFLVQVDSDYAYSKGEGNKCPSVALMFQIGEDATYHRMGGCTQDSTSCTNKSCKGHEVDIMHFSIGNAIPGRLYGGNPLDNGEGNGGDRFGHLVDLYSWNPHCRYLDGTSPSGPANDSSAQNDWKGVWWHSSFTVHSGFVEDESPYAEDGKKGTYIFEFSRPLRTMDHLQQDVQFTIGATSMMSVAFWYPENGQPWHGSGHYSISCNWVPIDISIGSSLHGSSGSTGSSTSWSIASAFSLVLSVAALCVSVFVTYRVFNNNNNVPFTPMVSMNNL, encoded by the exons ATGGTTCGGGTACTGTTTGTGGTGTTTGTTTTTGCATCCTTGGGATCGTTCTTGTTTGGACGAGTTGACTCGCACGAGGAATCGGGTGAGTGGAGCTGCGAGTCGAACTCGGAGATCCGAGTGGAGGCCGAGTTCAGACCAGGTGTTGTTACACTTGATGGACATGCCGACGAATGGAAGGACATTGATTACTCGCAGTTCCGGCTTCTCCCCGCGCTTGACCCCGATGATGATAAGGAGTTCAAAGGTGGAAAAATGACTGTTAAG AGTTTGCATGATGGCCACGATATTTTCTTTCTGGTGCAAGTTGATTCTGATTATGCTTACTCTAAAGG gGAAGGCAACAAATGTCCTTCTGTAGCTCTCATGTTTCAAATTGGTGAGGATGCCACTTATCATAGA ATGGGTGGTTGCACACAAGACTCAACCTCATGCACTAACAAGAGCTGCAAAGGTCATGAAGTTGACATTATGCACTTTTCTATTGGAAATGCTATTCCGGGAAGGCTTTATGGTGGTAATCCCCTAGACAATGGGGAAGGAAATGGAGGTGACAG GTTTGGTCACTTGGTTGATCTCTATTCCTGGAATCCACACTGTAGATATCTCGATGGAACCAGTCCTTCAGGTCCTG CTAATGACTCTAGTGCACAGAATGACTGGAAGGGTGTGTGGTGGCATAGCAGCTTTACTGTTCACTCAG GTTTTGTGGAAGATGAGAGTCCATATGCAGAGGATGGGAAAAAAGGCACATACATTTTTGAATTTTCTAGGCCTTTGAGGACCATGGATCACCTTCAACAG GATGTGCAATTTACCATTGGTGCAACCAGTATGATGTCCGTTGCATTCTGGTATCCAGAAAACGGTCAACCATGGCATGGTTCCGGGCACTACTCGATCAGCTGCAATTGGGTTCCCATCGATATATCTATCGGCAGTTCTTTGCATGGAAGTTCAGGATCAACAGGGTCAAGTACTTCATGGAGTATTGCCAGTGCCTTCTCACTAGTACTATCAGTAGCTGCACTTTGTGTGTCTGTTTTTGTGACCTATCGTGTTTTCAATAATAACAACAATGTTCCCTTTACACCTATGGTTTCGATGAACAACCTTTAA